The following coding sequences are from one Chroogloeocystis siderophila 5.2 s.c.1 window:
- a CDS encoding DoxX family protein, which yields MDFIPLAARVFLSVIFLRSGINKIFGFAGTQGFMASAGIPEGLTGFLLVGSIVLELLGALSVILGYKARWGAIALIVFLVPTTLIFHTNFAEDMQINQFLKNLGLIGGLLMVVYFGSGPLSVDGRKDLT from the coding sequence ATGGACTTTATTCCTTTAGCTGCTCGCGTTTTTCTCTCAGTTATCTTTTTACGCTCTGGCATCAATAAAATTTTTGGCTTTGCTGGTACGCAAGGATTTATGGCTAGTGCGGGAATTCCTGAAGGGCTAACCGGATTTTTGTTAGTAGGTTCGATTGTTTTAGAATTGCTGGGCGCTTTATCGGTCATTTTAGGTTACAAGGCGCGTTGGGGTGCGATCGCGCTGATTGTCTTTCTCGTTCCCACAACGCTGATTTTTCACACTAATTTTGCTGAGGATATGCAGATCAATCAGTTCCTCAAAAATTTAGGACTGATCGGCGGCTTATTAATGGTAGTTTACTTTGGTTCTGGTCCTCTCAGTGTAGATGGACGTAAAGATTTAACTTAG
- the radC gene encoding RadC family protein, which translates to MTYCLRIADLPTTERPRERLLTHGAKNLATAELIAILLGTGQGQGKLSAVGLGQFILQELGKNQRDPLAVLREITPQELMQIHGIKAAKAATIIAAVELGKRAFQSRPLERTVIDSPSAAAASLSQDLMWQAQERFAVLLLDVKNRLIGTQVITIGTATETLASPREIFREVIRQGATRVIVAHNHPSGNLEPSPQDIELTRQLLAGAQFLDVPLLDHLILGDGNHQSLREITTLWDEYPQGD; encoded by the coding sequence ATGACCTACTGTTTAAGGATTGCAGATTTACCCACGACTGAAAGACCTCGCGAACGATTGTTAACGCATGGTGCGAAAAATCTTGCCACCGCCGAATTAATTGCAATTCTACTAGGCACAGGTCAAGGACAGGGAAAACTTTCAGCGGTAGGTTTAGGGCAGTTTATCTTACAAGAACTAGGCAAAAATCAGCGCGATCCTTTAGCTGTTCTTCGAGAGATTACACCTCAAGAACTGATGCAAATTCACGGTATTAAAGCAGCTAAGGCAGCGACAATTATTGCCGCGGTTGAACTTGGTAAACGAGCGTTTCAATCGCGTCCGCTAGAGCGTACAGTCATTGATAGCCCATCTGCCGCCGCTGCATCGTTAAGCCAAGACTTAATGTGGCAGGCGCAAGAGCGATTTGCGGTGTTGCTTTTAGATGTTAAAAATCGCCTGATTGGCACGCAGGTGATTACAATTGGTACAGCAACCGAAACGTTAGCTTCTCCCCGCGAAATTTTTCGTGAAGTGATTCGCCAAGGTGCAACAAGAGTTATTGTTGCTCACAATCATCCTTCTGGTAATCTAGAGCCGAGTCCGCAAGATATCGAATTAACGCGACAACTTTTAGCGGGTGCGCAGTTTTTAGACGTTCCCTTACTCGACCATCTGATTTTAGGTGATGGCAATCATCAAAGTCTTCGCGAAATCACGACTTTATGGGATGAGTATCCGCAGGGAGATTAG
- a CDS encoding integrin alpha, with translation MVETYLYQELRQQSFFNPDKDLIRLSGKRSDYFLTASTGGIPAGTAVFRNKGGEADELVPIIQGSTQALSLTGTYLRFTDDDFSVSDLNGSNGFVLKGIDSNDGSGFSVSSAWDVNGNGFDDIIVGAPGYAPVQSSSY, from the coding sequence GTGGTAGAGACTTATTTGTATCAGGAACTACGACAACAGTCTTTCTTTAATCCTGACAAGGATCTCATTCGACTTAGCGGCAAACGTTCAGACTACTTTTTAACAGCTTCAACAGGTGGAATCCCCGCAGGAACAGCAGTCTTCCGAAACAAAGGAGGCGAAGCTGATGAACTTGTACCAATTATCCAGGGTTCTACACAAGCATTAAGTTTAACTGGCACCTATCTCAGGTTTACGGATGACGACTTCAGTGTATCTGACCTTAATGGTAGTAATGGATTTGTGCTCAAGGGTATCGACTCTAACGACGGATCAGGCTTTTCCGTAAGTAGTGCATGGGATGTCAACGGCAATGGGTTTGACGATATTATTGTCGGCGCTCCTGGTTATGCTCCTGTTCAGAGTTCATCTTACTAA
- a CDS encoding phosphoribulokinase: MSHRPIMLGIVGDSAAGKTTLTKGIAQVLGPENVTVICTDDYHRYDRRQRAEIGITALHPDCNYLDIMQQHLSLLRTGQPILKPIYSHKTGTFEPPQYIKPSKFVIVEGLLGYSTRGARDSFDVKVYLAPPESLRAQWKIKRDTQKRGYTAEQVKAELEKREPDSEQFIRPQRQWADVVVSFYPPSDGSDQGNGHLNVRLVLRPTIPHPDFTQILDIISSHPHPAIRLDLDRDMNKPVDVLEVDGHATSEQVDELEKIICNDMPPHLSHFCSRESNPELGKVAGTTGETIQSYPLAMTQLLITYHMLKATQVYQSITI, from the coding sequence ATGAGTCATCGCCCGATTATGCTTGGCATTGTTGGAGACAGTGCTGCTGGTAAAACTACTTTAACAAAGGGAATTGCTCAGGTACTTGGTCCAGAGAATGTTACGGTTATCTGTACAGACGACTATCATCGCTATGATCGCCGTCAACGCGCTGAGATTGGAATTACAGCGCTACATCCTGACTGCAACTATCTTGATATTATGCAGCAGCACCTATCATTACTGCGCACAGGACAACCAATTCTCAAACCAATTTATAGCCATAAAACAGGGACTTTTGAGCCACCACAATACATTAAGCCCAGTAAGTTTGTCATCGTAGAAGGACTTCTCGGCTATTCGACGCGTGGTGCGAGAGACTCATTTGATGTCAAAGTTTACCTCGCGCCTCCCGAATCACTACGCGCGCAGTGGAAGATTAAACGCGATACGCAAAAACGTGGATATACAGCAGAACAAGTCAAAGCAGAACTCGAAAAGCGCGAACCTGATTCTGAACAATTCATTCGTCCTCAGCGCCAGTGGGCAGATGTCGTTGTCAGTTTTTATCCTCCAAGCGATGGTTCCGACCAAGGTAACGGTCACTTAAATGTTCGCTTAGTCCTGCGTCCAACTATTCCACATCCAGATTTTACCCAAATTTTGGATATTATCAGCAGCCATCCGCATCCGGCAATTCGTTTAGATTTGGATCGCGATATGAATAAGCCAGTAGATGTCTTAGAAGTTGATGGTCATGCAACATCTGAACAAGTAGATGAACTAGAAAAGATTATCTGTAACGATATGCCGCCACATCTATCACACTTTTGCAGTCGTGAAAGTAACCCTGAACTCGGTAAAGTTGCTGGTACTACTGGAGAGACAATTCAAAGTTATCCGCTGGCAATGACGCAACTGCTAATTACTTATCATATGTTAAAAGCGACACAAGTATACCAGTCAATAACTATTTGA
- a CDS encoding ParA family protein, with translation MPPKIIVVSNGKGGVGKTTTAMGLSAIFSERYEVLTVDADSQGSCSWWATRGKMPFDVAQETDPKLLGRLRKVEGYDFVIVDTAPALRSDALKAVIAIADYMVLPTPCAPMDLSALIEVVKATVKPAGIPHRVLLTKVDVRSTGEALEAQNTLIKLGIPVCKTFIRIYKAHERAALEGLPITQLKGKNAREAAADYRRVAAEIQRDWRQ, from the coding sequence ATGCCCCCGAAGATTATTGTTGTATCGAATGGAAAAGGTGGAGTAGGAAAAACGACGACGGCAATGGGATTATCCGCGATCTTTTCTGAGCGATACGAAGTTTTAACAGTAGATGCAGATAGCCAAGGGAGTTGTTCTTGGTGGGCGACACGCGGTAAGATGCCCTTTGATGTTGCACAAGAAACAGATCCCAAACTATTGGGGCGATTGCGAAAAGTTGAGGGGTACGATTTCGTTATAGTAGATACAGCGCCAGCCCTACGTTCAGACGCGTTGAAAGCGGTAATTGCGATCGCGGATTATATGGTTTTACCAACACCTTGCGCGCCAATGGATTTATCAGCCTTGATTGAAGTCGTCAAAGCAACCGTCAAACCCGCAGGAATTCCCCATCGCGTATTGTTAACCAAAGTTGATGTTAGAAGTACAGGAGAAGCTTTAGAAGCACAAAATACACTTATAAAATTAGGTATTCCTGTTTGTAAAACATTTATCCGAATTTACAAAGCTCACGAAAGAGCCGCACTCGAAGGATTACCAATCACTCAACTAAAAGGGAAAAACGCTCGCGAAGCAGCAGCAGATTACCGCCGAGTAGCAGCAGAAATACAACGCGATTGGAGGCAATAA
- the glsA gene encoding glutaminase A, translating into MVDEIQCDRSFSHSHAFQEYLEGLYLKYKHLREGAVASYIPELAKVDPDLFSICVIAVDGQVYQVGDYNQLFTIQSISKVFVYGMALEEHGRDYVLTKVGVEPTGEAFNSIILDERSKRPYNPMVNAGAIATTSLIKGSGPTERLNRMLDMFQRYIGREIFVDISVFMSERTTGHRNRGMAHLMLNFGMIDERIEEALDLYFQQCSIMVNCHDLAVMAATLANNGINPITGERAVDARYVRDILSVMYTCGMYNFAGEWVYKVGLPAKSGVSGGIIVIVPNQIGIGVFSPLLDTNGNSIRGIKVCEDISQEYGLHLFDSLRGCTKFLEILAQDNNSALHHSS; encoded by the coding sequence ATGGTAGACGAGATACAATGCGATCGCTCTTTCTCTCACTCACACGCTTTTCAAGAATACCTAGAAGGCTTGTACCTTAAATACAAACACCTCCGCGAGGGTGCAGTCGCAAGCTATATCCCCGAACTTGCGAAAGTAGACCCTGATTTATTTAGCATTTGCGTGATCGCCGTCGATGGTCAAGTTTATCAAGTTGGAGACTACAATCAGTTATTTACGATTCAATCGATCTCCAAAGTTTTTGTCTACGGAATGGCGTTAGAAGAACACGGACGCGATTACGTTTTAACCAAGGTCGGTGTAGAACCCACCGGAGAAGCGTTTAATTCGATTATTCTCGACGAACGCTCAAAACGTCCTTACAACCCAATGGTTAATGCTGGTGCGATCGCGACAACAAGTCTGATTAAGGGTTCAGGACCAACTGAACGCCTCAACCGAATGCTTGATATGTTTCAGCGCTACATCGGTCGTGAAATCTTTGTGGATATCTCAGTTTTCATGTCAGAACGTACCACTGGACACCGCAACCGAGGGATGGCACATTTAATGCTTAATTTTGGCATGATTGACGAACGCATCGAGGAAGCCCTCGATCTTTATTTTCAGCAGTGTTCGATTATGGTCAATTGTCATGACTTAGCAGTTATGGCAGCAACGCTTGCAAATAATGGTATAAATCCGATAACTGGGGAACGCGCCGTCGATGCACGCTATGTCAGAGATATCCTGAGCGTGATGTATACCTGTGGGATGTACAATTTTGCGGGTGAATGGGTGTATAAAGTTGGTCTACCTGCAAAAAGTGGCGTTAGTGGAGGAATTATTGTTATTGTGCCCAACCAAATAGGCATCGGTGTATTTTCACCATTACTAGATACTAACGGTAATAGTATTCGTGGCATCAAAGTTTGCGAAGATATCTCGCAAGAATATGGCTTGCATTTGTTTGATTCTTTGCGGGGGTGTACGAAGTTTCTCGAAATCCTTGCGCAAGACAATAATAGCGCTTTGCATCATTCTAGTTGA